A stretch of Henckelia pumila isolate YLH828 chromosome 4, ASM3356847v2, whole genome shotgun sequence DNA encodes these proteins:
- the LOC140864081 gene encoding uncharacterized protein, which yields MAAYAAVVSLTRILQELMDPHGPVLNEKQQIQSLQEKKRSMAYAAVLFLTRFLQQIMDRHAKQQIECFQEMVGSLLDFLENYSVYTEKVVKDLEIEIRDATYEAEYIIESYVSTSILSRLDGESSIGEFETGLLRRLG from the exons ATGGCGGCTTATGCTGCAGTTGTATCCCTTACGCGAATTCTTCAAGAACTCATGGATCCTCATGGCCCTGTTCTTAATGAGAAGCAACAGATTCAATCCCTCCAAGAAAAG AAGAGATCAATGGCTTATGCTGCTGTTCTATTCCTTACGCGGTTTCTTCAACAAATCATGGATCGTCATGCAAAGCAACAGATTGAGTGTTTCCAAGAAATGGTCGGTTCCCTATTAGATTTTCTAGAGAATTATTCTGTTTATACTGAAAAAGTGGTCAAAGATTTGGAAATAGAAATTAGAGACGCAACTTATGAAGCTGAGTACATCATTGAGTCCTACGTATCCACTTCAATTTTATCACGACTTGATGGAGAAAGTAGTATAGGAGAATTCGAAACCGGCCTTTTGCGGAGACTTGGATAG
- the LOC140862255 gene encoding putative disease resistance RPP13-like protein 3 encodes MYVKGMLEPNYVQQRKSLPVDRSRLTFTDTTPSMVGLNEDKDKIKDWLTSSSSKLEVISIVGMGGIGKTTLARKLFDDSRVVCQFDVRGWATVSQEYPMCDIFARLLDSTKQLSREMKEESVERKEM; translated from the coding sequence ATGTATGTCAAGGGTATGTTGGAGCCAAACTATGTGCAACAAAGGAAGAGTTTACCTGTGGATAGATCAAGACTCACATTTACTGATACAACCCCCTCTATGGTTGGATTGAATGAAGACAAGGACAAAATAAAGGATTGGCTTACGAGCTCATCGTCGAAACTTGAAGTCATTTCGATTGTTGGGATGGGAGGCATTGGAAAAACTACTTTAGCGCGAAAACTATTTGATGACTCACGCGTTGTATGTCAGTTTGATGTTCGTGGTTGGGCAACAGTATCTCAGGAATACCCGATGTGTGATATCTTCGCAAGGCTTCTAGATTCAACAAAACAACTCAGTCGAGAAATGAAAGAGGAAAGCGTTGAGAGGAAAGAGATGTAG